CTGCTTTGGCGCCCCCGGGGCGCCGCGGCCCGCGCGGTTCGGGACGGCGCGCGGGGATGGCACCACGAGCACCGAATGGCGGAAGGTGCCGGAGTAGCGGGCCCGGTCAGTTGGCCGCGTCCACCGCGGCGCGGAGCTGCCCGGTCCAGCGGGGCATGACGCGGAGGTAACCGACGCTTACCTCCTCGGGGCCCTGCAGGTAGATGATGCGCCCGTCGCTGGTGGGGCGGTTGGACCAGCCGCTGGTGTCGGAGAAGCGCGGATCGCGGGCCCAGAAGGTGCCCGGCCCCGTGGCCTCGCCGGTGGCCGGGTCGATGCGCACCGTGTACCAGGCCGCGCCGAGGCGATAGAGCAGCTCGGTGGCGGAGAGCCAGATCGGCTCGACGCCTGCGGTGGCCACCTGCCACCGCCTCCCCGGCTCCGGGAACGACGTCACCATCACGTGGCTGCCTTCAACGGTGTTGTACGCGAGGAACCGGCCGCCCGGCGAGACCGAGGCGAAGCGGGCATCGCGGGCCACCAGCGGCGTCTCCTGCGTCCATGCGGTGGGACCGGCCACCCAGGTGACGCGCGAGGCCTCCCAGTCCTGCAGCACGATCGCGCCAGGCATCCGGAAGTCGATCGGGTCCTGGTAGCGCGCCGGGTCCACCGTGGTGTACAGGGTGTCCGGGCTCCGGCCACTGTTGGGCGCGCCGTAGAGCACGGAGTAGCGGGTGGAATCGCGCACCGAGAAGAGGATCGCGTCGCCCCGCGGCGACCAGACCGGGTGGCGCACGTACTCGGCGCTCCACCAGGTGAGGGCCTGGCTGTCGCGCAGGTCATACAGCCGCAGCTCCTGCCGCCCCGGGGTGGGCACGGCCGTGGCGAGCCAGCGACCGTCGGGGCTCAGGTCGAAGCGCTGAAAGGGACCCGCCGGCACCGGCAGCGCCTCCGGGACCCCACCCCTGGCCAGCCGCACGATACGGCCGATGGTACCGTCGCCACCGGCAGCGAAGACCAGGTCGCCATCGGCCGTGATGTCGAACTGCCCCTCGCCGAGGTCCTCCCGGCGCACGCCGCTGAGCAGCGTGATCGGCTGCCCCATGCGCGCGGTCTTGAGGTCGAACGCGGCGCCGGCGAGGTCGCCGTCGGCGTCGAGGTAGATGAAATACCGGTCCCGGACGATGCGGGGGGCCGTCCCCCGTACCCCCACATCAGGCCCGGCAGCCAGGCGGACCTCGCGTCGGGCGCCGGTGGCGGGATCGACCAGGAAAAACGACAGGTTCCAGCTGCAGAGGAACTCCCGGGTGGTCGGCACCCAGGTGCCCAGCGGGCAGCGAACGATGGCCGAATTCCGGACGACGCCCGCCCGCAGGTCCACCTGGGCGAGGGCGCTCCCGTCGCCGTGCAGCACCAGCAGCGTATCCGGGCCGAGCCAATCCAGCGCGGAGGCCGCCTGCACGTCGAGCAGGCGGCGCGCCTCGCCGCCGGCCAGCGGCGTGACCATCACCCCCACGCCGTCGAAGTAGGCCACCCGCGTGCCGTCAGGCGAGAGTCGCGGAGCGGTGGCCCCGATGGTGCCGGTGATGGGCCGCGTCGAGGCGTCACGGAGGCTCCGCACCCAGAGCTCCGTCGAGTCGCCGTGCAGGGCCGCGTAAACCAGGAAGTCCCCGGAGGCCGCCACGGAGAGGTTCCGCAGCGGCGTGCCGTAGGCGCTGGAGACGTTCACCAGGCTGAACGACATGCGGGCAGTGTCCGGCAGGGCCAGGTCATAGACGCTGGGACCGGCCGCCGCCGCGCCCCGGCGGCCCGCGAGGTACCCCGCGGCAAGCGTTACCAGCGCGACGAGTCCCGCGATGACGAGGCCGCGGCGGCTCGGCGACCCGGCGACTCGGCGACTCGGCCGTGCACTCGTGCCGCCGAGCCGTCGCGTCGCCGAGCCGTCCCCGGCCAGCGCATCGGCAAACTCCTTCGCGGACGCCCACCGATCCGCCGGCAGCTTCTCCAGCGCCGTGAACACCGCCGCCTCCACCGCCTCCGGCACGCTCTTCCGCTGGGCCACCAGGCTCGCCGGCTCCCCCGTCATCACCTTGGCGATGATCGCCTGCGCGGTGGGGCCGGTGAACGGCGGCTCTCCGGCCAGCATCTCGTAGGTCATCGCCCCCAGCGCGTACACGTCGGAGCGCGCGGTGATCTCCCGCTCGCCCATGGCCTGCTCGGGGCTCATGTAGTGCGGCGTGCCGAGGCTCATCCCCGTCTCGGTCATCCGGGTGCCGCCGGTCTTGCTCACCGCCAGCGCGATGCCGAAGTCGGCCACCAGCGCGCTGCCGTCGTGCAGCAGCACGTTCTCCGGCTTGATGTCGCGATGGATGATCCCGTGCCGGTGGGCGTAGTCGAGTGCGCCGGCCACCTGGGTGGCCAGCCGCACCGCCTCCGCGATGGGCAGCTGCTTCTCACGGCTGAGCCGGTCGCGGAGGCTCTCCCCCTCGACGTAGGGCATCACGTAGTAGGCGGTGCCCTGCACTTCCCCGCTGTCGATCAGGCCGAGGATGTGCGGGTGCTGCAGGGTGGCGATGGTCTTGATCTCGCGCAGGAAGCGCTCGGCGCCGATGACGGCCGCGAGCTCCGGGCGCAGGACCTTGATGGCCACCTGGCGCTCGTGCCTGAGGTCCCGGGCCAGGTAGACGGTGGCCATCCCGCCCTGGCCGAGCTCGCGCTCGAGGTGGTAGCGGTCGGCGAGCGCGGCGGCGAGGGGGGCGGGGGCGTCAGTCACGTCCCACCCGCCGCGTCACGTCCTGGACCACGTTGAGCCAGTTGCTGATCACCGACAGTTGCGTGGCCGTCGCCGGCCCGGCCAGGGGCGCCAGCAGGTAGAGGCGCTCGCCGTCGGCGCTGGCCGCGTACTCGTAACCGGCCACGTTGATCCAGTTGCCGCGGGCCAGCAGGCGGGGCTCCCCGGCGTCCAGCTCCGCGGTGCCGCCCAGGTCGACGCGCCACCACTCCTCGCCGAACCGATAGACCAGCTCCCGGCCGCCGCGCGTCCACAGCGGCTCCTCGCCGCCGTTGCGCGAGATGCGCCAGCGCCGGCCGGTCATCGGCCAGGGCTGCACGTAGATCTCGTCGTTGCCGGTCTCGCCCGAGGAGTACGCGACCCACTTGCCGTCGGGCGAGAAGATGGCGCCCCATTCGAGCGCGGGCGTCGCGGCGAGCGGGCGCACGGCGCCGGCGCTGTCGAGGTCCAGCACCAGGATGTCCTGGCCGGTCGAGTCGCCGAGGACGTTCACGACCACGTGACGCCCATCCGGGGTCCAGCGCAGGCCGGACGCGGTGAAGTTGGCCCGCAGCGACCGCAACTCGGTGGCGCTCTCCCGACCGCTCGCGGCCTGGGCCTGGAGGCGGCCCTCGGCCCCCGCGCGCGTCACGTAGGTGACCCGCCCGTCGGGATGGAAGCCCGGGCAGCCGACACCGCCGCTCGTCGTGAGGCGGGCGCGGGTGCCGCCGGTGAGCTCATAGACCCAGAGGTCCCACTGCCGCGTCTCCGGATCGGCGATCCGGGCCGCGAGCCGGGTGCCATCCGCCGAGAGGGCAACGCAGCCGAACGCCTGCGGCTCGAACGGGAGGGTGTCCACCCGCCCGGAGCGATGCCAGGCCACCAGGCGGCTCTGGTCGTTGGCCCCGCCCGCGGCGTAGACCAGGAGGCCGTTCCGCGCCACGGCGTACTGCGCGGCCCGGCTGCCCGCCTCGGTCCGGAGGACGGGGAGGATAGGCACCGGCTCGCCCCCGGTCTGCAGCGTCGCGAGGCTGAAGGGGACGGCCCAGAGCGCGCCGCGCTGCGCGAACAGCAGGTGCCCCGGCGGGGCGTACCGGGTGTCGCTGCCGGTGGCGAGCAACTGCCGGGGCTCGGCTTCCCCGGGGACGATGAGGCTGGTGTCGGTGATGGTGCCGCGCCCCCCCGGCAGCACGTCCAGCAGGCGCACCATGTAGGGCAATGCCTCCCTGGCCCCGGTCTCGGCGTTGACGCGGATCACCCGGCGCCCCTGCAGGTCGCTGACGACGATCGTCCCGTCGTCGGCCCAGTCGGCCGCGAAGAAGGTGTTGACGCCGACGACGGGCACCGGCGGGCCGCCCACCCCGAGACGCACCTTGCTGACCTGGTCCCGGGCGTGGTAGGCGAGCCACTTGCCGTCCGGCGAGAAGAAGGGACAGCAGGCGTCTTCCGTGCCGGGGAGGGCCATCACCGTGTCCCGGTCGAGGGGGCGGAGGAAGAGCTGGGTGCCGGTCCCGCGCTGCGCCACGTACGCGAGCATGCGCCCGTCCGGCGACAGCGCCAGCGCCGTGCGGCCGATGGCGAGCGGCGCCTTCCCCACGAACGCCATGGGTGCCGAGTCGGGGAGCACGATGGTCGCGGCCATGCCCGGCGGCGCCTCGTCGACCGGTGCCCGGCGGCTCCATCCCCACGCCGCGGCGCCGGCCGCGACCAGGCAGAGCGCCCACGGCAACGCCACCACCAGGCGACCACGCGTGGGGGCGGCGGCGACGCCGCCCGCGCGGGGATGCTGCGTCGTGGCCCCGGGCCGCGCCAGCGCCTCGGCGAACTGCGCCGCCGTGGCAAAGCGGTCCGCCGGCAGCTTCTCGAGGGCGGTGAGCACCGCCGCCTCGACGTGCGGCGGGACGGTCTTCCGCTGCAGGGTGATGGCGCGCGGCTCCTCGGTCATCACCCGCGCCACGATGGCCTGCGCGGTGGAGCCGGTGAAGGGCGGGTCGCCGGTGAGCATCTCGTAGGTCATGACGCCGAGGGCGTACACGTCCGAGCGCGCGGTGATCTCGCGCTCCCCCATGGCCTGCTCGGGGCTCATGTAGTGCGGCGTGCCGAGGCTCATCCCCGTCTCGGTCATGCGGCCGCCGCCGGTGCTGCTCGCGGCCAGCGCGATGCCGAAGTCGGCCACCAGGGCGCTGCCGTCGTGGAGCAGGATGTTCTCGGGCTTGATGTCGCGGTGGATCACGCCCTGGCGGTGGGCGT
The Gemmatimonadota bacterium DNA segment above includes these coding regions:
- a CDS encoding protein kinase, with the protein product MTDAPAPLAAALADRYHLERELGQGGMATVYLARDLRHERQVAIKVLRPELAAVIGAERFLREIKTIATLQHPHILGLIDSGEVQGTAYYVMPYVEGESLRDRLSREKQLPIAEAVRLATQVAGALDYAHRHGIIHRDIKPENVLLHDGSALVADFGIALAVSKTGGTRMTETGMSLGTPHYMSPEQAMGEREITARSDVYALGAMTYEMLAGEPPFTGPTAQAIIAKVMTGEPASLVAQRKSVPEAVEAAVFTALEKLPADRWASAKEFADALAGDGSATRRLGGTSARPSRRVAGSPSRRGLVIAGLVALVTLAAGYLAGRRGAAAAGPSVYDLALPDTARMSFSLVNVSSAYGTPLRNLSVAASGDFLVYAALHGDSTELWVRSLRDASTRPITGTIGATAPRLSPDGTRVAYFDGVGVMVTPLAGGEARRLLDVQAASALDWLGPDTLLVLHGDGSALAQVDLRAGVVRNSAIVRCPLGTWVPTTREFLCSWNLSFFLVDPATGARREVRLAAGPDVGVRGTAPRIVRDRYFIYLDADGDLAGAAFDLKTARMGQPITLLSGVRREDLGEGQFDITADGDLVFAAGGDGTIGRIVRLARGGVPEALPVPAGPFQRFDLSPDGRWLATAVPTPGRQELRLYDLRDSQALTWWSAEYVRHPVWSPRGDAILFSVRDSTRYSVLYGAPNSGRSPDTLYTTVDPARYQDPIDFRMPGAIVLQDWEASRVTWVAGPTAWTQETPLVARDARFASVSPGGRFLAYNTVEGSHVMVTSFPEPGRRWQVATAGVEPIWLSATELLYRLGAAWYTVRIDPATGEATGPGTFWARDPRFSDTSGWSNRPTSDGRIIYLQGPEEVSVGYLRVMPRWTGQLRAAVDAAN
- a CDS encoding serine/threonine-protein kinase → MSGVPDRLAAALADRYRLERELGQGGMATVYLAQDLRHHRKVALKVLRPELAAILGAERFLHEIRTTANLQHPHILPLHDSGQVESTVFYVMPFVDGETLRDRLTREKQLPVEDAVRIATQVASALDYAHRQGVIHRDIKPENILLHDGSALVADFGIALAASSTGGGRMTETGMSLGTPHYMSPEQAMGEREITARSDVYALGVMTYEMLTGDPPFTGSTAQAIVARVMTEEPRAITLQRKTVPPHVEAAVLTALEKLPADRFATAAQFAEALARPGATTQHPRAGGVAAAPTRGRLVVALPWALCLVAAGAAAWGWSRRAPVDEAPPGMAATIVLPDSAPMAFVGKAPLAIGRTALALSPDGRMLAYVAQRGTGTQLFLRPLDRDTVMALPGTEDACCPFFSPDGKWLAYHARDQVSKVRLGVGGPPVPVVGVNTFFAADWADDGTIVVSDLQGRRVIRVNAETGAREALPYMVRLLDVLPGGRGTITDTSLIVPGEAEPRQLLATGSDTRYAPPGHLLFAQRGALWAVPFSLATLQTGGEPVPILPVLRTEAGSRAAQYAVARNGLLVYAAGGANDQSRLVAWHRSGRVDTLPFEPQAFGCVALSADGTRLAARIADPETRQWDLWVYELTGGTRARLTTSGGVGCPGFHPDGRVTYVTRAGAEGRLQAQAASGRESATELRSLRANFTASGLRWTPDGRHVVVNVLGDSTGQDILVLDLDSAGAVRPLAATPALEWGAIFSPDGKWVAYSSGETGNDEIYVQPWPMTGRRWRISRNGGEEPLWTRGGRELVYRFGEEWWRVDLGGTAELDAGEPRLLARGNWINVAGYEYAASADGERLYLLAPLAGPATATQLSVISNWLNVVQDVTRRVGRD